The Amycolatopsis umgeniensis DNA segment CTCGAACCGCGCTACGGGCCTGCCGAGAACGTGCCCGTCGAGGTACGCGGGGCGGGGCAGGCGACGAGGCAGGTCACCAACTTCGGGGTACCCGGCGTGTGGGACCACGCGGACAAGCTGAACGCTTGCGAGCTGATCACCCCCGGCGGCAACTGGTCGTCCTATCCGCCGCACAAACACGACGAGGCGTCCGACTGCGAGGTCGTCAACGAGGAGATCTACTACTTCCGCGTCGCCGGACGCGATGGCGTGACACCGTCGCGCGAAGGGTTCGGCCTTCATCGGACGTACACCTCGGACGGCGAGCTGGACGAGGACGTCGCGGTCCGCGACGGCGACGTCTTCCTGATCCCGCGCGGCTATCACGGTCCCTGTGTCGCGGCGCCGGGCTACCCGATGTACTACCTGAACGTCCTGGCCGGTCCGGCCGAAGAGCGGTCGATGGCCTTCTGCGACGACCCCGCGCACGGCTGGGTCCGCGAGACGTGGGAAGACCAGGAACTCGATCCGCGCTGCCCGGTCACGAGTCACGAAGGGCGAGTGTCATGAAACTGACCACGGCACAGGCCCTGGTGCGCTGGCTGCTCGCGCAGCGGTCGGAAACCCTGGACGGACGGGAGGTCCCGTTGTTCCCCGGGGTGTTCGCGATCTTCGGGCACGGCAACGTCCTCGGCCTCGGCACCGCGCTCGAGGAGTACCGCAACGAGCTTCCCCTGTGGCGCGGGCAGACCGAACAGGGCATGGCGCTCGCGGCGGTCGGCTACGCCAAAGCGACACACCGGCGCCAGGTCGGCGTGGTGACGTCGTCGATCGGGCCGGGCGCGCTGAACATGGTCACCGCGGCCGGGGTCGCGCACGCCAACCGGCTGCCGGTGCTGCTGCTCCCCGGCGACACCTTCACCAGCCGCGCGCCGGATCCGGTGCTGCAGCAGGTGGAGCATTTCGGCGATCCGACGGCCACGGTCAACGACGCCTTCCGCGCGGTGAGCCGGTACTTCGATCGGATCACCAGACCGGAACAGCTGCTGGCGACGCTGCCGCAGGTCGCCAGGGTGCTGACCGATCCGGCGGACGCGGGCCCGGTGACACTGGCGCTGCCCCAGGACGTCCAGGTCGAGACCTACGACTTCCCGGACGAGCTGTTCGCGCCGGTGACCCATCGCCCACCGCGCCCGCGTCCCGATCGCCGGACCCTCACCGAGGCGGCGGGCGCGCTACGGGCGGCGCGGAAACCGTTGCTGGTGCTCGGAGGTGGCGTCCGGTACTCCGGCGCCGGTGAGCGCGCGCTGGCCTTCGCGGAACGGCACGGCATCCCGGTCGCCGAGACCACGGCCGGACGCACGCTGGTCCCCCACGGGCATCCGCTGCACGCCGGACCGCTCGGTGTCACCGGCTCGGCCTCCGCGAACGTCCTGGCCGCCGAGGCCGACGTCGTACTGGCCGTCGGCACCCGTTTGCAGGACTTCACCACGGCTTCCTGGACGGTGTTCTCTTCCGACGTCCGGCTGATCACCCTGAACGCCGCCCGGTTCGACGCGGTCAAGCACGGTGCGCTGGCCGTCGTGGGCGACGCCGACGCGGGTCTCGCGGATCTGGCCGCGCAGCTGGAAAGCTGGCGGGTAGATCCTTTGTGGACGGAACGCGCGGCGGCGGAACGCGGCCGGTGGGACGAGCACATCGACTCGCTGCGCGCCGTTTCCGGCGAAGTGCCGACGTACGCCCAGGTCGTCGGCGCGGTCAACGAACTCTCCGAGCCGCAGGACTACGTGATGACCGCGTCCGGCGGGATGCCGGGGGAACTGATCGGCGGCTGGCGCGGGTCGGGATCGGTCAGCATGGACGTCGAGTACGGGTTCTCGTGCATGGGTTACGAACTCGCGGGCGCGTGGGGCGCCGCGATGGCGCATACCGGTGGCCTGGTCACCACGATGCTCGGCGACGGCTCGTATCTGATGCTGAACTCGGAACTGTTCTCCGCCGCCTTCGCCGGGCATCCGTTCGTGGCGGTGGTCTGCGACAACGACGGCTACGCGGTCATCGCCCGGCTGCAAGAGGGCCAAGGCGGCAAGCCGTTCAACAACTTCCTCGCCGACTGCCGGAGCGCGCACGCGTCGCCGCCTCGGGTCGACTTCGCGCGACATGCGGAGTCACTGGGCTGCTCGGTCTTCACCGCGTCCTCTTCGGACGATGTGCGGGCGGCTTACGCGAAGGCTCGGGAAGCCGCGGTGGCGGAGAAGCGGCCCGCGGTCGTCGTGGTCCGGACTCAGCCGAACTCGTGGACCGAGGCCGGTGCCTGGTGGGAGGTCGGCGTCCCCGAGCATCTTTCCGGGCGGGAAGGCCTCGACGACGGCAAGTCGGGGCAGGTGCGGTATCTGAAGAGCTAGGCGCGGCCGTGTCGCGAAAGCCACTTTCAGGACATCAGACGTCGCGAAAGTGGCTTTCGCGACACCCGGAACGGCTGACGTGGCCCTCACAGCGGCGGCCCGGATCGCCTCTCACGACCAACCCGACCCACGCGGCTCAGGCTTGAAGGCTCCCTTCGCCGCGTCCGATGCCACGAAGGACGCCCCCGCCCGTGTTCGGACGCGGGCCGCCCGGGACGACGGTGTTGCGAAAGCCACGTTCGCAACGTTGAAGGTTGCGAACGTGGCTTTCGCAACACCCATCAGCGACCGACTCCGAAGAACGGCACGAGCACGGCACGTTCGCCTTGCTCCTGAAACAAGTAGACGGGGCACGACCGCGTCCAACTGACTGAACGCGGTCGCGCCCGACCCCCGCCTATTTGTCGAAGCTGGCGAAGTACCCCGCCGCCATGTCCTCGTCACCGTGCCCGGCCTCGGACGCGCGGGCGAAGCGGGCCCGCCCGGCCTCGACGACGTCCATCCGGACACCCGCGCGACCCGCGGCCTCGAGTACCAGCCTGGCGTCCTTCTCGGCGTTGTCGACCGAGAACGCGGTGGTGTAGTCGTTCTTGAGGATCGCGGCGGATTTGCCCTGGAAGTAGCCGTTGTCCATCGGGCCGCCGGTGACGACGTCGACGAAATGCCGCGGGTCGACACCCAGGCCTTCGGCCAGCGCCAGCGCCTCGCCGACACCGTGGGTCAGCGCGATCACCCAGGTGTTCAGTACCAGTTTGAGCCGGCTCGCCGCACCGGAGCGGCCGTCCTCGCCGACCCACCGAGTGCGCTTGCCGATCGCGTCGAACAGCGGCTGGACGATCTCGCGCGCCTCGACCGCGCCGGCCGCCAGCACGATCAACTGGCCCTGTTCGGCGGGCTGGCGGGTGCCCTGCACCGGCGCGTCGACGAAGACGAGGCCCTGCTCGTCGGCATAGGCGATCAGATCGTCGACAGCGTCGCCGACGGTGCTGAGCTGCACCCAGATCGTGCCCGCGGCGGGGGCGGCGGCACGGATCGCCTCCAGGACCGCCGGACCGTCGGTGAGGACCGTGATCACGACCGGCGCACCCTCGGCCGCCTCCGCGGCGCTCGCCGCGACCTGGACACCGTCGCCCGCCAGGGCTTCGGCCTTGGCCGCGGTGCGATTCCAGGCCCGGACCGTGAATCCGGCCTTGCTCAGGTTGCGGGCCACCGGGGCACCGATGATTCCGGTGCCGAGTACCGCGACGGTCTCCGTCATGACTTGTCCTTCACTCCTTGCCCTCGGTAGTGGAATCCTCGTTCAAGAACGAGGACAAAGGAAATCCGCGCGGGCGCGGGGGCTGGTTTACGAAACCTGGAACATCAGAACGCCTGGATGGTGGTTTCGACGACTTGGGTGAGCGCCTGCCGGTCCGCGGTCTTGCCCAGCACCCGCAGGCCGTACATCGCCGCGAGGGTGAACTGGGCCAGGGCACGCGGATCCTTGTTCTCGCCGATCTCGCCCTCCTGCCTCGCGGCGGCGAACTCGACGTGGAACGCGTTCTCCACCCGTTCGAAGTTGTGACGGACGCGGGCGGTGATCTCGTCGTCGATCCCGCCGAGTTCCAGGGCGGCGTTGACGGCGAGGCAGCCTCGGTGCCCTGCCGAGGAGTCCATCTCGTCGTCGACCACGTCCGTCAGGACACGCCTGATCCGCTGCCGGATGGTTCCCGGGGCGGCCAGCATCTCCTCGACGCGCGTGGCGGACGTTTCCTCGTAACGGCGCAGAGCCTCCTTGAACAGCTGCTGCTTGCTCGAGAACGTGTTGTAGAGGCTTCCCCGGCCGAGGCCGGTGCTCTCGACCAGGTCCTGGGCCGACGTGGCCGCGTACCCCTTGCGCCAGAAAGTGCCGACGGCTGCGTCGAGCACCTCGGTGGGATCGAATCCCTTCGGACGGGGCATGCCGGCCAGCATCGCACGTTCTGTAACGAACAGTCAAATACCGGTCAGTGCGCCGCCAGCAGGGAGCCGAAGCCGCGCACGGGGTCGGCGATCCCGTTTTGGCGCAGGGCGTACCAATACAGCACGGTGTTGTTCGCGATGACGGGTTTGCCGAGCCAGAACTCGGCGGCCGCGGCGACGCGGGCCATGGCGACGTTGGTGCCGACCTGGACGATGGCCTCGACGTCGGCGCTGTCGATCGCCTTGACCGCGTCCCGGAGTTCGGTCTCGGACACGTGGGAGATCTTGGCCGGGCTCGGCCTGCCGAGGCCCTGGAGCCTCAGCAGGTCGTAGCCGCTGCCGGAGAAGAAGCTGCTCACCGAGTCGTCGCCGACCGGCAGATACGGCGTGATGACCGCGATCCTGCGGGCGTCGTACGCCGAGAGCGCGGCGTTGATCGCGTCCGGGCTCATCGCCACCGGCCGCCCGCCCGCGGCCTTCCGCATCGCGTCGAGGACCCGGCCGTGCGACCCCGGCCCCTGCCAGTAGCTCTCCGGTGAGACCCCGATGATCACGCAATCGGGGTCGCAGCCGGTGACACTCTCGATCGCCGGGTGGGTCGACGTGCGGATACCGCGCATCACGCGATCGAAGCCGGGCGCGTCGACCATCGAGTCGTCGTCGATGACCATCCGGCCGGTGTGGTTGGTGACGCCGTCGGGCCGCATCGCGTCCAGTTCCGGCTGGGCCGAGGTGTTCGTGGACGGGACGACGACGCCGACCTTGAGGCGGGGACCGAGAGAGTCAGTCACGGGCAGCTTTCTCCTTTCGCCGGTCAGCGCCCCTTCCTGGCACGGATCGCCGATGCCAGTTCAGCGACCCCGCCTTCCTTGAGGACGCTGTAGTGATCGCCTTGGAGTGTGACCACTTCCGGCGGTGTGGCCGAATACCCGGAACTGTTCTCGACGAACGAGTAGTCGTCACCGGCGGCCTTGAAGAGGGTCACCGGAGCCATGATCCGCCGCCGCGCGAGTTCACGGAAGCTGTAGTCGAACTCGTAGGTCTCCTCGACGATGCGGACGATCCGCCGGATCAGCTGCTCACCGAGCGCGGGCAGCAGGTTTGCCACGAAGGTCACGAATCCGTCTTCGTCGCGGACGGTTTCCCGGCAGGCCAGCGGTTCCGGCCCGGAGATCGACCCGATGAAAACCGACAGCAGGATCGTCAGGTACGCCGGATTCGTGTAAACGGCCACCCGTTCCCCGCCGCCGACTTCGGGGTTGCCCGGGCAGATCAGCAGCAGTTCGTCCACTCGCTGTCCCTGTTGCTCCAGCTGCCACGCCGTTTCGAAGGCAACCCGCGCGCCGAACGAGTAGCCCCACAGCGTGTACGGACCCTCCGGCTGGACCTGCCGGATCTCGGCGACGTCGGCCTTCGCCATCTCCTCGACGGTGGAGTACGGCGTTTCCGACGCGTTGATGCCGTGGGCCTGCACACCGTA contains these protein-coding regions:
- the iolB gene encoding 5-deoxy-glucuronate isomerase produces the protein MSKLHRPLGTLSDERDPVRLTPDSAGWTYSGLRVLSLAAGETRIVRTGEYEAFVLPLAGACTVRVDGQVFELAGRDSVFTRVTDFAYVPRDAEVELSTAGGIEVALPMARCTRRLEPRYGPAENVPVEVRGAGQATRQVTNFGVPGVWDHADKLNACELITPGGNWSSYPPHKHDEASDCEVVNEEIYYFRVAGRDGVTPSREGFGLHRTYTSDGELDEDVAVRDGDVFLIPRGYHGPCVAAPGYPMYYLNVLAGPAEERSMAFCDDPAHGWVRETWEDQELDPRCPVTSHEGRVS
- the iolD gene encoding 3D-(3,5/4)-trihydroxycyclohexane-1,2-dione acylhydrolase (decyclizing); protein product: MKLTTAQALVRWLLAQRSETLDGREVPLFPGVFAIFGHGNVLGLGTALEEYRNELPLWRGQTEQGMALAAVGYAKATHRRQVGVVTSSIGPGALNMVTAAGVAHANRLPVLLLPGDTFTSRAPDPVLQQVEHFGDPTATVNDAFRAVSRYFDRITRPEQLLATLPQVARVLTDPADAGPVTLALPQDVQVETYDFPDELFAPVTHRPPRPRPDRRTLTEAAGALRAARKPLLVLGGGVRYSGAGERALAFAERHGIPVAETTAGRTLVPHGHPLHAGPLGVTGSASANVLAAEADVVLAVGTRLQDFTTASWTVFSSDVRLITLNAARFDAVKHGALAVVGDADAGLADLAAQLESWRVDPLWTERAAAERGRWDEHIDSLRAVSGEVPTYAQVVGAVNELSEPQDYVMTASGGMPGELIGGWRGSGSVSMDVEYGFSCMGYELAGAWGAAMAHTGGLVTTMLGDGSYLMLNSELFSAAFAGHPFVAVVCDNDGYAVIARLQEGQGGKPFNNFLADCRSAHASPPRVDFARHAESLGCSVFTASSSDDVRAAYAKAREAAVAEKRPAVVVVRTQPNSWTEAGAWWEVGVPEHLSGREGLDDGKSGQVRYLKS
- a CDS encoding NAD(P)-dependent oxidoreductase, producing MTETVAVLGTGIIGAPVARNLSKAGFTVRAWNRTAAKAEALAGDGVQVAASAAEAAEGAPVVITVLTDGPAVLEAIRAAAPAAGTIWVQLSTVGDAVDDLIAYADEQGLVFVDAPVQGTRQPAEQGQLIVLAAGAVEAREIVQPLFDAIGKRTRWVGEDGRSGAASRLKLVLNTWVIALTHGVGEALALAEGLGVDPRHFVDVVTGGPMDNGYFQGKSAAILKNDYTTAFSVDNAEKDARLVLEAAGRAGVRMDVVEAGRARFARASEAGHGDEDMAAGYFASFDK
- a CDS encoding TetR/AcrR family transcriptional regulator gives rise to the protein MPRPKGFDPTEVLDAAVGTFWRKGYAATSAQDLVESTGLGRGSLYNTFSSKQQLFKEALRRYEETSATRVEEMLAAPGTIRQRIRRVLTDVVDDEMDSSAGHRGCLAVNAALELGGIDDEITARVRHNFERVENAFHVEFAAARQEGEIGENKDPRALAQFTLAAMYGLRVLGKTADRQALTQVVETTIQAF
- a CDS encoding arylmalonate decarboxylase, with protein sequence MTDSLGPRLKVGVVVPSTNTSAQPELDAMRPDGVTNHTGRMVIDDDSMVDAPGFDRVMRGIRTSTHPAIESVTGCDPDCVIIGVSPESYWQGPGSHGRVLDAMRKAAGGRPVAMSPDAINAALSAYDARRIAVITPYLPVGDDSVSSFFSGSGYDLLRLQGLGRPSPAKISHVSETELRDAVKAIDSADVEAIVQVGTNVAMARVAAAAEFWLGKPVIANNTVLYWYALRQNGIADPVRGFGSLLAAH